The following are encoded together in the Apis mellifera strain DH4 linkage group LG4, Amel_HAv3.1, whole genome shotgun sequence genome:
- the LOC408769 gene encoding excitatory amino acid transporter isoform X2: MEEKSSARFSEYLFAKMDGQDVSASQGPRKVTADTRKFMRENLLLIVTLSGVLFGVVLGFGLRPLGLGDDAVMLISYPGELFMRLLKLMILPLVIASLISGSASLNARMNGMIAVRTLVYFILSSLLNAVLGVVLVLLIHPGNPGIRKSIATSHNGRAVNILDSLLDLGRNMFPDNIFQAAFQQAHTVYVPKTPPFQNLTSVSISSDPVIGDEELMRVTQYRSGTNTLGIVFFCLVFGTFLGTLGEKGQIVIDFFKAVFEVIMRMVSTVMWMTPVGITSVIAGKILGVADLALVMSQLAWFIVTIVIGVFFYQLVIMQLIYLAFVRKNPFKFYAGLAQGTLTAFAMASTAAALPVTFRLMTDKLRVDPRVTRFVLPIGCNINMDGTALFVAVASIFIAQMHGIALGFGEIITVILTSTAASVSSASVPSAALVLLLVVLSAINAPVYNVSLLFTIDWFVRGRAVVEKGIDGAGRGSLSIGNRFAHNDRERMHFRKQGT, from the exons ATGGAGGAGAAGTCCTCGGCTCGGTTCTCCGAGTACTTGTTCGCCAAGATGGATGGCCAGGACGTGTCGGCCTCTCAGGGTCCCCGTAAGGTGACCGCCGACACCAGAAAATTCATGCGGGAGAATCTTCTTCTCATAGTTACCCTTTCCGGTGTCCTCTTCGGCGTCGTACTCG gGTTCGGTTTACGACCCTTGGGCCTCGGCGATGACGCAGTTATGTTAATCAGTTATCCCGGAGAGCTCTTCATGAGGTTGTTAAAGTTAATGATCTTACCACTGGTGATTGCCAGCCTTATATCGG GCTCGGCGAGTTTGAACGCGAGGATGAACGGGATGATCGCCGTCCGAACATTGGTGTACTTTATACTCTCCTCCTTGTTGAACGCTGTCCTCGGTGTTGTCCTGGTTCTGCTCATTCATCCGGGTAATCCTGGAATTAGGAAATCGATCGCGACCTCGCACAATGGAAGAGCCGTGAACATCTTGGACAGCCTTCTCGATTTGGGAAG AAATATGTTTCCGGATAATATATTCCAAGCAGCTTTTCAGCAG GCCCACACGGTATACGTTCCAAAAACGCCGCCCTTCCAGAACCTCACCTCGGTTTCGATATCCTCGGATCCCGTAATCGGCGACGAGGAACTGATGAGAGTGACGCAGTACAGAAGCGGGACTAACACGCTGGGCATAGTTTTCTTCTGCCTGGTGTTCGGCACGTTCTTGGGCACCCTCGGGGAGAAAGGCCAAATCGTGATCGACTTCTTCAAAGCTGTGTTCGAAGTCATCATGAGAATGGTGTCTACGGTAATGTG GATGACACCTGTGGGCATCACCTCCGTGATAGCTGGGAAAATATTGGGCGTCGCCGACTTGGCGTTGGTGATGTCGCAGCTCGCCTGGTTCATCGTCACGATCGTGATCGGTGTGTTTTTCTATCAGCTGGTGATCATGCAGCTGATCTATTTGGCCTTCGTGAGAAAGAACCCCTTTAAATTCTACGCCGGCCTCGCCCAGGGTACACTCACCGCCTTCGCCATGGCATCAAC GGCTGCCGCACTTCCCGTTACTTTCCGCCTGATGACGGACAAACTTCGAGTCGATCCTAGAGTGACCAGATTCGTTCTGCCGATCGGTTGCAATATTAACATGGACGGGACGGCGTTGTTCGTGGCCGTGGCGAGCATATTCATCGCCCAGATGCACGGGATCGCCTTGGGATTCGGTGAAATCATAACTGTTAt CTTAACCTCGACCGCTGCGTCGGTGTCGTCGGCGTCGGTCCCAAGCGCGGCACTGGTCCTCCTCCTGGTCGTGTTGAGCGCCATCAACGCACCCGTCTACAACGTCTCCCTTCTCTTCACCATCGATTGGTTCGT CCGTGGTCGAGCAGTTGTCGAAAAAGGAATTGATGGCGCTGGACGCGGCAGCCTATCAA TCGGAAACCGTTTTGCCCACAACGATCGCGAACGGATGCATTTCCGCAAACAGGGTACCTGA
- the LOC408769 gene encoding excitatory amino acid transporter isoform X1, translating into MEEKSSARFSEYLFAKMDGQDVSASQGPRKVTADTRKFMRENLLLIVTLSGVLFGVVLGFGLRPLGLGDDAVMLISYPGELFMRLLKLMILPLVIASLISGSASLNARMNGMIAVRTLVYFILSSLLNAVLGVVLVLLIHPGNPGIRKSIATSHNGRAVNILDSLLDLGRNMFPDNIFQAAFQQAHTVYVPKTPPFQNLTSVSISSDPVIGDEELMRVTQYRSGTNTLGIVFFCLVFGTFLGTLGEKGQIVIDFFKAVFEVIMRMVSTVMWMTPVGITSVIAGKILGVADLALVMSQLAWFIVTIVIGVFFYQLVIMQLIYLAFVRKNPFKFYAGLAQGTLTAFAMASTAAALPVTFRLMTDKLRVDPRVTRFVLPIGCNINMDGTALFVAVASIFIAQMHGIALGFGEIITVILTSTAASVSSASVPSAALVLLLVVLSAINAPVYNVSLLFTIDWFVDRIRTTNNMLGDCYAAAVVEQLSKKELMALDAAAYQSETVLPTTIANGCISANRVPDPDTIVVEMQDDTRIAGVAK; encoded by the exons ATGGAGGAGAAGTCCTCGGCTCGGTTCTCCGAGTACTTGTTCGCCAAGATGGATGGCCAGGACGTGTCGGCCTCTCAGGGTCCCCGTAAGGTGACCGCCGACACCAGAAAATTCATGCGGGAGAATCTTCTTCTCATAGTTACCCTTTCCGGTGTCCTCTTCGGCGTCGTACTCG gGTTCGGTTTACGACCCTTGGGCCTCGGCGATGACGCAGTTATGTTAATCAGTTATCCCGGAGAGCTCTTCATGAGGTTGTTAAAGTTAATGATCTTACCACTGGTGATTGCCAGCCTTATATCGG GCTCGGCGAGTTTGAACGCGAGGATGAACGGGATGATCGCCGTCCGAACATTGGTGTACTTTATACTCTCCTCCTTGTTGAACGCTGTCCTCGGTGTTGTCCTGGTTCTGCTCATTCATCCGGGTAATCCTGGAATTAGGAAATCGATCGCGACCTCGCACAATGGAAGAGCCGTGAACATCTTGGACAGCCTTCTCGATTTGGGAAG AAATATGTTTCCGGATAATATATTCCAAGCAGCTTTTCAGCAG GCCCACACGGTATACGTTCCAAAAACGCCGCCCTTCCAGAACCTCACCTCGGTTTCGATATCCTCGGATCCCGTAATCGGCGACGAGGAACTGATGAGAGTGACGCAGTACAGAAGCGGGACTAACACGCTGGGCATAGTTTTCTTCTGCCTGGTGTTCGGCACGTTCTTGGGCACCCTCGGGGAGAAAGGCCAAATCGTGATCGACTTCTTCAAAGCTGTGTTCGAAGTCATCATGAGAATGGTGTCTACGGTAATGTG GATGACACCTGTGGGCATCACCTCCGTGATAGCTGGGAAAATATTGGGCGTCGCCGACTTGGCGTTGGTGATGTCGCAGCTCGCCTGGTTCATCGTCACGATCGTGATCGGTGTGTTTTTCTATCAGCTGGTGATCATGCAGCTGATCTATTTGGCCTTCGTGAGAAAGAACCCCTTTAAATTCTACGCCGGCCTCGCCCAGGGTACACTCACCGCCTTCGCCATGGCATCAAC GGCTGCCGCACTTCCCGTTACTTTCCGCCTGATGACGGACAAACTTCGAGTCGATCCTAGAGTGACCAGATTCGTTCTGCCGATCGGTTGCAATATTAACATGGACGGGACGGCGTTGTTCGTGGCCGTGGCGAGCATATTCATCGCCCAGATGCACGGGATCGCCTTGGGATTCGGTGAAATCATAACTGTTAt CTTAACCTCGACCGCTGCGTCGGTGTCGTCGGCGTCGGTCCCAAGCGCGGCACTGGTCCTCCTCCTGGTCGTGTTGAGCGCCATCAACGCACCCGTCTACAACGTCTCCCTTCTCTTCACCATCGATTGGTTCGT GGATCGCATCCGTACCACGAACAACATGTTGGGCGATTGCTACGCCGCAGCCGTGGTCGAGCAGTTGTCGAAAAAGGAATTGATGGCGCTGGACGCGGCAGCCTATCAA TCGGAAACCGTTTTGCCCACAACGATCGCGAACGGATGCATTTCCGCAAACAGGGTACCTGATCCCGACACCATCGTCGTCGAGATGCAAGACGACACGAGGATAGCCGGCGTCGCCAAGTAA
- the LOC408769 gene encoding excitatory amino acid transporter isoform X3, with protein MEEKSSARFSEYLFAKMDGQDVSASQGPRKVTADTRKFMRENLLLIVTLSGVLFGVVLGFGLRPLGLGDDAVMLISYPGELFMRLLKLMILPLVIASLISGSASLNARMNGMIAVRTLVYFILSSLLNAVLGVVLVLLIHPGNPGIRKSIATSHNGRAVNILDSLLDLGRNMFPDNIFQAAFQQAHTVYVPKTPPFQNLTSVSISSDPVIGDEELMRVTQYRSGTNTLGIVFFCLVFGTFLGTLGEKGQIVIDFFKAVFEVIMRMVSTVMWMTPVGITSVIAGKILGVADLALVMSQLAWFIVTIVIGVFFYQLVIMQLIYLAFVRKNPFKFYAGLAQGTLTAFAMASTAAALPVTFRLMTDKLRVDPRVTRFVLPIGCNINMDGTALFVAVASIFIAQMHGIALGFGEIITVILTSTAASVSSASVPSAALVLLLVVLSAINAPVYNVSLLFTIDWFVDRIRTTNNMLGDCYAAAVVEQLSKKELMALDAAAYQSETVLPTTIANGCISANRVPDPDTIVVEMQDDTRIAGVANISVLQIPRSVTEETV; from the exons ATGGAGGAGAAGTCCTCGGCTCGGTTCTCCGAGTACTTGTTCGCCAAGATGGATGGCCAGGACGTGTCGGCCTCTCAGGGTCCCCGTAAGGTGACCGCCGACACCAGAAAATTCATGCGGGAGAATCTTCTTCTCATAGTTACCCTTTCCGGTGTCCTCTTCGGCGTCGTACTCG gGTTCGGTTTACGACCCTTGGGCCTCGGCGATGACGCAGTTATGTTAATCAGTTATCCCGGAGAGCTCTTCATGAGGTTGTTAAAGTTAATGATCTTACCACTGGTGATTGCCAGCCTTATATCGG GCTCGGCGAGTTTGAACGCGAGGATGAACGGGATGATCGCCGTCCGAACATTGGTGTACTTTATACTCTCCTCCTTGTTGAACGCTGTCCTCGGTGTTGTCCTGGTTCTGCTCATTCATCCGGGTAATCCTGGAATTAGGAAATCGATCGCGACCTCGCACAATGGAAGAGCCGTGAACATCTTGGACAGCCTTCTCGATTTGGGAAG AAATATGTTTCCGGATAATATATTCCAAGCAGCTTTTCAGCAG GCCCACACGGTATACGTTCCAAAAACGCCGCCCTTCCAGAACCTCACCTCGGTTTCGATATCCTCGGATCCCGTAATCGGCGACGAGGAACTGATGAGAGTGACGCAGTACAGAAGCGGGACTAACACGCTGGGCATAGTTTTCTTCTGCCTGGTGTTCGGCACGTTCTTGGGCACCCTCGGGGAGAAAGGCCAAATCGTGATCGACTTCTTCAAAGCTGTGTTCGAAGTCATCATGAGAATGGTGTCTACGGTAATGTG GATGACACCTGTGGGCATCACCTCCGTGATAGCTGGGAAAATATTGGGCGTCGCCGACTTGGCGTTGGTGATGTCGCAGCTCGCCTGGTTCATCGTCACGATCGTGATCGGTGTGTTTTTCTATCAGCTGGTGATCATGCAGCTGATCTATTTGGCCTTCGTGAGAAAGAACCCCTTTAAATTCTACGCCGGCCTCGCCCAGGGTACACTCACCGCCTTCGCCATGGCATCAAC GGCTGCCGCACTTCCCGTTACTTTCCGCCTGATGACGGACAAACTTCGAGTCGATCCTAGAGTGACCAGATTCGTTCTGCCGATCGGTTGCAATATTAACATGGACGGGACGGCGTTGTTCGTGGCCGTGGCGAGCATATTCATCGCCCAGATGCACGGGATCGCCTTGGGATTCGGTGAAATCATAACTGTTAt CTTAACCTCGACCGCTGCGTCGGTGTCGTCGGCGTCGGTCCCAAGCGCGGCACTGGTCCTCCTCCTGGTCGTGTTGAGCGCCATCAACGCACCCGTCTACAACGTCTCCCTTCTCTTCACCATCGATTGGTTCGT GGATCGCATCCGTACCACGAACAACATGTTGGGCGATTGCTACGCCGCAGCCGTGGTCGAGCAGTTGTCGAAAAAGGAATTGATGGCGCTGGACGCGGCAGCCTATCAA TCGGAAACCGTTTTGCCCACAACGATCGCGAACGGATGCATTTCCGCAAACAGGGTACCTGATCCCGACACCATCGTCGTCGAGATGCAAGACGACACGAGGATAGCCGGCGTCGCCAA CATCAGCGTGTTGCAGATACCGAGGAGCGTGACGGAAGAGACAGTTTGA
- the LOC408769 gene encoding excitatory amino acid transporter isoform X4, with translation MEEKSSARFSEYLFAKMDGQDVSASQGPRKVTADTRKFMRENLLLIVTLSGVLFGVVLGFGLRPLGLGDDAVMLISYPGELFMRLLKLMILPLVIASLISGSASLNARMNGMIAVRTLVYFILSSLLNAVLGVVLVLLIHPGNPGIRKSIATSHNGRAVNILDSLLDLGRNMFPDNIFQAAFQQAHTVYVPKTPPFQNLTSVSISSDPVIGDEELMRVTQYRSGTNTLGIVFFCLVFGTFLGTLGEKGQIVIDFFKAVFEVIMRMVSTVMWMTPVGITSVIAGKILGVADLALVMSQLAWFIVTIVIGVFFYQLVIMQLIYLAFVRKNPFKFYAGLAQGTLTAFAMASTAAALPVTFRLMTDKLRVDPRVTRFVLPIGCNINMDGTALFVAVASIFIAQMHGIALGFGEIITVILTSTAASVSSASVPSAALVLLLVVLSAINAPVYNVSLLFTIDWFV, from the exons ATGGAGGAGAAGTCCTCGGCTCGGTTCTCCGAGTACTTGTTCGCCAAGATGGATGGCCAGGACGTGTCGGCCTCTCAGGGTCCCCGTAAGGTGACCGCCGACACCAGAAAATTCATGCGGGAGAATCTTCTTCTCATAGTTACCCTTTCCGGTGTCCTCTTCGGCGTCGTACTCG gGTTCGGTTTACGACCCTTGGGCCTCGGCGATGACGCAGTTATGTTAATCAGTTATCCCGGAGAGCTCTTCATGAGGTTGTTAAAGTTAATGATCTTACCACTGGTGATTGCCAGCCTTATATCGG GCTCGGCGAGTTTGAACGCGAGGATGAACGGGATGATCGCCGTCCGAACATTGGTGTACTTTATACTCTCCTCCTTGTTGAACGCTGTCCTCGGTGTTGTCCTGGTTCTGCTCATTCATCCGGGTAATCCTGGAATTAGGAAATCGATCGCGACCTCGCACAATGGAAGAGCCGTGAACATCTTGGACAGCCTTCTCGATTTGGGAAG AAATATGTTTCCGGATAATATATTCCAAGCAGCTTTTCAGCAG GCCCACACGGTATACGTTCCAAAAACGCCGCCCTTCCAGAACCTCACCTCGGTTTCGATATCCTCGGATCCCGTAATCGGCGACGAGGAACTGATGAGAGTGACGCAGTACAGAAGCGGGACTAACACGCTGGGCATAGTTTTCTTCTGCCTGGTGTTCGGCACGTTCTTGGGCACCCTCGGGGAGAAAGGCCAAATCGTGATCGACTTCTTCAAAGCTGTGTTCGAAGTCATCATGAGAATGGTGTCTACGGTAATGTG GATGACACCTGTGGGCATCACCTCCGTGATAGCTGGGAAAATATTGGGCGTCGCCGACTTGGCGTTGGTGATGTCGCAGCTCGCCTGGTTCATCGTCACGATCGTGATCGGTGTGTTTTTCTATCAGCTGGTGATCATGCAGCTGATCTATTTGGCCTTCGTGAGAAAGAACCCCTTTAAATTCTACGCCGGCCTCGCCCAGGGTACACTCACCGCCTTCGCCATGGCATCAAC GGCTGCCGCACTTCCCGTTACTTTCCGCCTGATGACGGACAAACTTCGAGTCGATCCTAGAGTGACCAGATTCGTTCTGCCGATCGGTTGCAATATTAACATGGACGGGACGGCGTTGTTCGTGGCCGTGGCGAGCATATTCATCGCCCAGATGCACGGGATCGCCTTGGGATTCGGTGAAATCATAACTGTTAt CTTAACCTCGACCGCTGCGTCGGTGTCGTCGGCGTCGGTCCCAAGCGCGGCACTGGTCCTCCTCCTGGTCGTGTTGAGCGCCATCAACGCACCCGTCTACAACGTCTCCCTTCTCTTCACCATCGATTGGTTCGTGTAA